Proteins from one Panicum virgatum strain AP13 chromosome 7K, P.virgatum_v5, whole genome shotgun sequence genomic window:
- the LOC120641681 gene encoding uncharacterized protein LOC120641681, producing MAWWRKKVVSPARRAWAAVSTGVRIRARNTGSGGSILKLHEDVQTCGYKDVQVMFEILTSELEVASHGPKHHQRKRPAWTPPPPWPSHRSSSMIAAAQ from the exons ATGGCGTGGTGGCGGAAGAAGGTGGTCtccccggcgcgccgcgcgtGGGCCGCCGTCTCCACCGGCGTCCGCATCCGCGCGCGCAACACAG gcagcggcggcagcataCTGAAGCTTCACGAGGATGTGCAGACCTGTGGCTACAAGGACGTGCAGGTGATGTTCGAGATCCTGACCtcggagctggaggtggctTCGCACGGCCCCAAGCACCACCAGCGCAAGCGCCCGgcgtggacgccgccgccgccgtggcccagcCACCGGTCGTCGTCCATGATCGCGGCCGCGCAATAG